A single genomic interval of Zingiber officinale cultivar Zhangliang chromosome 4A, Zo_v1.1, whole genome shotgun sequence harbors:
- the LOC121970020 gene encoding AAA-ATPase At2g46620-like, whose protein sequence is MEVNIPISLLAAVVGGLLFVRLLLSIKSLIFWSRRWLRWVEDHTQAYQSFEIPQRTEIGEEGNPLYCRAAAYLAALPSLEDSDSAMLFSSGRKPNDFFLMLGSGHSAVDSFLGARVFWTNVSGDGASRLVLRLRRQDRTRVLRPYLQHVESVADDLELRRRGVRLYTLFGEGPRWRSTAFTHPATIETVAMDADLKSRVRADLESFLKGRAYYHRLGRVWRRSYLLYGPPGTGKSTFVAAMAKLLCYDIYDVDLSRVSADGADLKALLLSTTPRSVILVEDLDLHLKGNGVGEEGESRLTWILNFMDGVFSCCGEERVMVFTMNSEAGGMEGVEPAVLRPGRLDVHIHFPLCNFTAFKMLASSYLGLKDHKLYPQVEEVFQSGARISPAEVGEIMITNRASPSRAIKSVINALQHHAPSTAAVRFGTAYSLRLSDDGTWRRADDSGSDSANGGAMGLGKEFKKLYGLIKMRNGSKKEGAVTGTTPNQVDKEHSSLKN, encoded by the coding sequence ATGGAGGTCAATATTCCCATATCGCTGCTTGCGGCGGTGGTGGGAGGACTCCTCTTCGTGCGCCTTCTTCTCTCCATCAAGTCGCTGATCTTCTGGTCGCGCCGGTGGTTGCGCTGGGTGGAGGACCACACCCAGGCCTATCAGAGCTTCGAAATCCCGCAGCGCACCGAAATCGGGGAAGAGGGCAACCCGCTCTACTGCCGGGCCGCTGCCTACCTCGCCGCCCTCCCCTCTCTCGAAGACTCCGACTCCGCCATGCTCTTCTCCTCCGGCCGCAAGCCCAACGACTTCTTCCTGATGCTCGGGTCCGGCCACTCCGCTGTTGACTCTTTCCTCGGCGCCCGCGTGTTCTGGACGAACGTCTCCGGTGACGGCGCTTCGCGCCTCGTCCTGCGGCTCCGCCGCCAGGACCGCACCCGCGTACTGCGCCCATACCTCCAGCACGTCGAGTCCGTCGCCGACGACCTTGAACTGCGCCGGAGGGGTGTTCGCCTGTATACCTTGTTCGGCGAAGGCCCGCGGTGGCGATCCACGGCCTTCACCCACCCGGCGACCATCGAGACGGTGGCCATGGACGCGGACCTCAAGTCGCGTGTCCGCGCTGACTTGGAGTCCTTCCTCAAGGGTCGTGCTTACTACCACCGCCTCGGCCGGGTTTGGCGCCGAAGCTACCTCCTTTACGGTCCCCCCGGCACCGGCAAGTCCACCTTCGTCGCCGCCATGGCCAAGCTCCTCTGCTACGACATCTACGACGTCGACCTTTCCCGCGTCTCCGCCGATGGCGCCGACCTGAAGGCGCTACTCCTGAGCACGACCCCCCGATCGGTGATCCTGGTGGAGGACCTCGACCTCCACCTCAAGGGGAACGGCGTGGGCGAGGAGGGCGAGTCGCGGCTCACCTGGATTCTAAACTTCATGGACGGCGTCTTCTCCTGCTGCGGCGAGGAGCGAGTGATGGTGTTCACCATGAACTCTGAGGCGGGAGGGATGGAAGGGGTGGAACCGGCGGTGCTGCGGCCGGGGCGCCTCGACGTCCACATCCACTTCCCTCTCTGCAACTTCACGGCCTTCAAGATGTTGGCGAGCAGCTACCTCGGCCTCAAGGACCACAAGTTGTACCCGCAAGTGGAGGAGGTGTTCCAGAGCGGCGCCAGGATCAGCCCCGCCGAGGTCGGCGAGATAATGATCACCAATCGCGCCTCGCCCAGTCGAGCAATTAAATCGGTCATCAACGCGCTCCAACATCACGCACCCTCTACCGCCGCCGTGCGTTTCGGCACTGCCTACAGCCTGAGGTTGAGCGACGACGGCACGTGGAGGCGGGCGGACGACTCAGGCAGCGACTCCGCCAACGGAGGCGCCATGGGGCTCGGGAAGGAGTTCAAGAAGCTCTACGGGCTGATCAAGATGAGGAACGGCAGCAAGAAGGAAGGCGCCGTCACCGGCACCACGCCAAACCAAGTAGACAAGGAGCATTCCTCGTTGAAGAACTAA